From Bos javanicus breed banteng chromosome 5, ARS-OSU_banteng_1.0, whole genome shotgun sequence, the proteins below share one genomic window:
- the LOC133247553 gene encoding lysozyme C, tracheal isozyme, translating into MKALLILGLLLLSVAVQGKTFERCELAKTLKNLGLAGYKGVSLANWMCLAEGESSYNTQAKNYNPGSQSTDYGIFQINSKWWCNDGKTPKAVNGCGVSCSALLKDDITQAVACAKKIVSQQGITAWVAWTNKCQNRDLTSYVKGCGV; encoded by the exons ATGAAGGCTCTCCTTATTCTGGGGCTTCTGCTCCTTTCTGTTGCTGTCCAGGGCAAGACATTTGAGAGGTGTGAGCTTGCCAAAACTCTGAAGAATCTTGGATTGGCTGGCTACAAGGGAGTCAGCCTGGCAAACT ggatgTGTTTGGCCGAAGGAGAAAGCAGTTATAACACACAAGCTAAAAACTATAATCCTGGAAGCCAAAGCACTGATTATGGGATATTTCAGATCAACAGCAAATGGTGGTGTAATGATGGCAAAACCCCAAAAGCAGTTAATGGCTGTGGTGTATCCTGCAGTG CTTTGCTGAAAGATGACATCACTCAAGCTGTAGCATGTGCAAAGAAGATTGTCAGTCAGCAAGGCATTACAGCATG GGTGGCATGGACAAACAAGTGTCAAAACCGAGACCTCACGAGTTATGTTAAGGGTTGCGGAGTGTAA